The genomic DNA TAATGAAGTTAAGCAAAAATTGATGGAGTTTAAGCCAGAGAATATTGGTCAGGCTTCAAGAATTTCTGGTGTCACCCCAGCTGCTGTCATGTTGTTATTGGTCTATGCAAAAAAAGGATTTCAAGATGAAAATGCATGAATCGATTCATTTATCAGATTTACGGGAAGGGTTGAGTGAGTTACAGGTTTTTTTGCCTGAGGAGGTGGAGTCAAAATTATTGCAATATATTGATTTATTATATAAATGGAATAAGACTTATAATTTAACAGCATTGCGAAATAAGTTTCAAATGCTAACCCACCATATATTTGATAGTTTAAGTATTTTGAATGAGCTCGATAATATTGACTCTTTAATGGACGTTGGTTCTGGAGGAGGTTTGCCTGGAATTCCAATTGCAATTACTAAACCTGACTTGAAAGTTGTATTGGTTGATTCTAATAGCAAAAAAACTACTTTTTTGTCGCAGGTAGTTATTGAATTGGCATTATCTAATGTTGAAGTAAAGCAAAGTAGAATAGAAGTTTTACAAGGTATGAAGTTTGATATGTTGGTTAGTAGAGCATTTTCAGAGTTAAGTGATTTTGTTAATATGACAAAGCAACTATTATCTGATGAAGGTTGCTGGTTAGCTATGAAAGGAACTTATCCCTATGAGGAACTTTCAAAATTACCCGATTGGATAGTAGTAGATTGGATTAAGCCGATTAGTGTACCTCAAATTAATGCAGAAAGGCATATTGTTAAGATGTTGTTTAATAAGGATTAATAATGAGTTGTCATATTATTGCTATTACTAATCAAAAGGGTGGAGTAGGTAAAACTACTACTACGGTCAATTTGGCAGCCTCGTTAGCTAGAATGGGAAAAGATGTTTTAGTAGTAGATTTAGACCCTCAGGGAAATGCAACGACAGGTAGTGGTGTGGATAAAAATTCACTTGAACTCGGTGTGTACAATATTTTATTTGATGAATCTATTGTAGAAAATGCAATTTTACATTCTAAAGGAGCAGATTTTGATGTTTTAGGCTCTAATCGTTCTTTAGTCGGTGCTGAGATTGAGTTGGTACAAGAGTTAGCTCGAGAAATGAAATTAAAAATTGCGTTAAATACAGTTCGAGAAAAATATGATTATATACTGATTGACTCTCCCCCTACCTTAACACTTCTGACTATTAATTCTTTAGTGGCGGCTGATTTTATATTAGTTCCAATGATTTGCGAGTATTATGCGTTGGAAGGTATTTCTGATTTGATAGCAACTATTAATAAGATTAAAAAATCTAAGATTAATCCCTCCTTAGAAATTATAGGTTTGGTTCGAACAATGTTTGATTCTCGTAGTAATTTATCAAAAGAGGTTTCTAGTCAACTAGAAAAATATTTTCAATCAGATTTGTTTAAGACGACCATACCTAGAAACATTAAATTAGCAGAAGCACCAAGTCATGGATTGCCAGTTATTACATATGATGAGCATTCTAAAGGTGCGAAAAGCTATTTAGAGTTAGCAAGAGAGTTAAATGAAAAAATCAAAAAATTCGGTTAAAAAATAAAGGTTTCATATGGTAAAAAAAAATACTTTAGGTAGGGGACTGGATTCTTTATTGGGAGTTAGTTTAGAGGCGTCGGATAATGTTCAGTCAGTTGAATTATTAAATGTTTCAGACTTAGAGCCGGGTATTTATCAACCTCGAGCACAGATGGATAATAAATCTTTGCAAGAGTTGGCGGAATCGATTAAGGAGCATGGGATTATTCAGCCGATTTTGGTGAGAAAAAAAAAGGATCATAGCTATGAAATAATTGCAGGTGAAAGAAGATGGAGAGCAAGTCAATTGGCGGGGCTAACAGAAATACCAGCAATTATTAGAGAAATTAGTGATGAAGATGCCTTAGCAATTGGATTAATTGAAAATATTCAGAGACAAAATTTAAACCCCATTGAAGAAGCACAAGGGTTGCTCAGGCTTAAGGAAGAGTTTGGTCTAACACATGAAAAAATAGCCAGTGCAGTAGGTCGTTCTCGTAGTAGCATCACTAATACCATGCGCTTGTTAAATTTGCCTGAAGAAATCCAAGGATATTTGATAGAAAATAAATTAGATATGGGGCACGCACGAGCCATCATTACTTTACCAGTTATGAAACAATTGGATTTGGCTCATAAAGCGGTTAAGAGAGGTTGGTCAGTCCGAGAAATTGAGAAAAGAGTTAACCGTATAGGCGTTACTCAAACTAAGAAAATAAAGGATATCGAAACTCAGAAATTAGAAGAGCAATTAAGCGATTATTTTGGTATAAAAGTTGACTTACGAGAAAATTCTAAACTCGGCTCAGGTGTATTATCCTTTAGTTTTACCTCTTATGATGAATTGGATCAATTGCTATTGAAGATGCATTTTAAAAATAATAATAAGAATTTTTAGGTTAAATTTTAATTAAATCACGTGGGTTACTAGTTTTAATAGGTATTAAGACCTTGACTGAGTGATTGTGGTTTATTTATAATTGAACTCTTTATTCTAAAAATAAAAAAACATGAAAGATTTAGCAAAATTGCAGTTGGTAGTTATTTGCTTGTCTTGGTTTGTGGCTTTGATTTTTTCAGAGCTTTCTGTAGCGGTTTCGGTTTTATTAGGTGGATTGACTTATTTTATACCTACGTTACTATCGATTGTTGTTTTAACTAGGTTAAAGAAAACTCCAGAGTTGTTACCCATTGCTTTGCTTATTGTTGAAGTTCACAAGATAGTAGTGACTGTGGTTATAATTGTTACCATTTACTTTCTATGCCCTGAAGTTAATTGGATAGGTTATTTGGTGGGTTTGATTTTGGTAACTCAAGTTGGCTTATTAATGTTTAGGAAAAGTTCTTATTTATGAGTAATGCATCAACAATGACTTCTAATGAATATATTGGACATCATTTGATTAATTATAGTATTCCTGAGAGGCTCCAAACAGCCTTATTTGATTTTTCGTATATTAATATTGACAGTCTTTTCTTTGCAGTTATTTTGGGGGTGTTGGCGTGTGTTATATTACGACTTGTAGCCAAAAGAGTGACCCCGGGGGTTCCTGGGCGATTCCAGGCACTAATTGAGCTTTTGTATGAATTTGTGGATAGTAGCTGTAAAGAGATGGTACATAATCCAGTGTCTAGAAGATTAGTGGCTCCGTTGGGATTGACACTCTTTGTCTGGATTTTCTTTATGAATTTTATGGATTTATTGCCAGTAGACTTGTTACCTTGGGCATGGCAACATTTGTTGCATGATGAACATGCAGCTCTAAGAGTTGTTGCTACTGCTGATTTAAATACTACAATGGCACTTTCTATATCTGTTTTAGTGTTATGTTTTTATTACAATATTAAAATAAAAGGATTGAAAGTTTGGTGGCACGAATTAGTTTCAGTTCCGTTTGGTAGCAATATTCTGTTTGCATTACCGAATTTGTTTATGAATATTATCGAATATGTATCCAAAACGTTATCTCATGGTATGCGATTATGGGGTAATATGTACGCTGGTGAAATTGTGTTTATGGTTATTGCACTACTTGGTGGTGCGTGGACATCAAGTAATATGTTGAGTAGTTCCTTATTATTGTTATTGCAAATAATATTAGGTTCTGCTTGGGCGATTTTTCATATTTTGATTATTACTTTGCAGGCTTATTTGTTCATGGTGCTAGCTTTTGTTTATATAGGGCAAGCGCATGATTCCCATTAGTTAGTTAGATTGGTTTAATAGATTTAAATTTTTTATTTTTAAGGAGTTTGACATGTCAGGTATAGGTGGATTGATTGCGATTGCTTGTGGTTTGATGATTGGTATTCCAGCCATGGGTGCTTCAATTGGTATTGGTTTATTGGGCGCTAAGTACATGGAAGCTTCAGGTCGTCAGCCAGAGTTAATGAATTCTTTATTAACTAAGTTTTTCATTATTATGGGTATGATTGATGCTGCGTTCATTATTAGTTTAGGCGTTTCTTTTCTCTACTATTTGAAGGTTTAATCGTGAATATAAATGTAACTTTAATTGCACAGGCTATTGTTTTTATTGCGTTAGTTTGGTTTACTATGAAGTTTGTATGGCCTCCGATTGCAAAGGCATTGGACGAGCGTGCTAATACAATTGCTGAGGGGTTGGCTGCTGCAGAGCGTGGTAAGAGTGATTTTGAAAAAGCGGAATTACAAGTTGCAGCGTCTTTGGCAGAGGGTCGTCAGCGAGTTTCAGAAATGATTGCTAGTGCTGATAAGAGGGCTGAGTTAATCACTGAGAGTGCAAAACAAGAGGCTCAAGTTCAAGCTAATAAAATTATTGAACAGGCTCAATCTCAGATTGATCAGGAAGTTAATAGAGTAAAAGAAGAGTTAAGATTAAAGGTAGCTCAATTGGCTATTTTAGGAGCGGAAAAGATTCTTCGTCGTGAAATTAATTCCGAGAATCATACTGACATCTTAAATACTCTCAAACAGGAGCTGTAATAATGACTGAATTAGCGACAGTTGCTAGACCCTATGCTAAAGCTTTGTATAGTTTGGCACAGGAGCGAAATAAATTAGAATCTTGGTTAAAACAGCTATCCGTTTTATCGGAGGTGAGTTTGAATCCTAAAGTTCAAATTTTGATTGAGTCGCCTAAATTTAGTAAGAACCAAAAAATAGATAGTTTTTCTAGTATAGTAGGAAAAGATGGCCTAGATGGAATGCTGGAAAACTTTCTTGTGATTTTAATTGAAAACAATCGAGTTCAGTTGATTAATGCTATTTATGAATTATACAAAGAAATGGTGTTGGCGACAGAGGGAATTGGACAAGCAACGCTATATAGTGCATATCCGCTCTCAGATGATGAATTTGCTGATTTAGTAAGATCAGTTGAAACACATTGTGGAGCTAAATTGGCGACTAAATTGGTGATTGAACCAGAACTTATAGGTGGTTTTAAAGTTGAGTTCGGTGATCAAGTGTTAGATATGTCTGTCAAAAGTGAGTTAGATTCACTTTATCAGACCATGACAAGTTAGGAGATTTTCATGCAGCTAAATCCTGCTGAGATAAGCGAAATAATTAAGGAAAGAATTAAAAATTTTTCTTTGGGTGAGGAAGTACGTACCCGTGGAACAGTTATTTCTGTAACTGATGGTATCGTTAGGATTCATGGATTATCAGATGTTATGCTAGGAGAAATGATTGAGTTTCCAGGGCATACTTATGGTCTGGCCATGAACTTAGAGAGAGATTTTGTTGGTGCAGTTATCTTGGGAGAGTATAATCACATTACAGAAGGTGATGAGGTTGTCTGTACCGGTCGTATTTTTGAAGTTCCAGTTGGACGTGAATTGGTTGGTCGTGTTGTGAATGCTTTAGGACAACCGATTGATGGTAAAGGATCTATTAATAGTAAAGAGTCAGCACCAATTGAAAAGATTGCACCGGGTGTGATTCAGCGAAAGTCAGTTGATCAACCATTACAAACTGGTTTGAAGGCTGTGGATTCAATGGTGCCTATTGGTCGTGGGCAAAGAGAATTAATTATTGGTGATCGTCAGACAGGTAAGACTACTGTCGCTCTGGATACGATTGTTAATCAAAAAGGTACGGGAGTTATTTGTATCTATGTGGCAATTGGGCAGAAAGCTTCTTCGATTGCTAATGTTGTTAGGAAATTGGAAGAGCAGGGTGCTTTGGCGCACACAATTGTAGTTGCTGCGTCTGCAGCAGAATCTGCTGCGTTGCAATACATTGCACCTTATTCGGGTTGTACAATGGGGGAGTATTTTAGGGATATTGGTGAAGATGCATTGATAGTTTATGATGATTTATCAAAACAGGCGGTAGCTTACCGTCAAATTTCGTTACTGCTTCGTCGTCCTCCTGGTCGTGAGGCTTATCCTGGTGATATTTTTTATTTACATTCAAGATTGTTAGAGCGTGCCGCTAGAATTAATGCACAGGAAGTTGAAAAATTAACTGGTGGGAAAGTGACAGGGAAAACTGGATCCTTGACTGCCTTACCGATTATTGAAACTCAAGCAGGTGATGTATCGGCTTTTGTTCCTACTAATGTTATTTCTATTACTGACGGACAAATATTCTTAGAAACAGATTTGTTTAACTCAGGAATTCGTCCAGCGATTAATGCAGGTATCTCAGTATCTCGTGTCGGTGGTGCTGCCCAAACTAAGGTGATCAAAAAATTAGGCGGTGGTATTCGTTTAGCTTTGGCTCAATATCGTGAGTTGGCTGCATTTTCTCAATTTGCATCAGATTTAGATGAGGCAACACGTAAACAATTACAACATGGTGAAGTGGTAACCGAACTGATGAAACAGAAGCAGTTCAGTACATTGAGTGTTGGTGAGATGGCGGTGACGCTTTGGTCTATCAATGGTCATGCTTATGATGATGTGCGCGTTGTAGATGCATTGAGATTTGAAAAAGAATTTTTAGAATTTGTCAAAACTTCTCATCCTCAAGTAGTCCAAGATATAGATAAGACTGGGGTAATGAGTGAGCAGACGGAGCAGGTTCTGTCTAAAGCAATGGAATCGTTTAAAAAATCTTTTGCATGAAAAGGATTTGAGAGAGGAAAAGAATGGCTGTAGGTAAAGAGATTATCACCAAGATTCGTAGTGTGCAAA from Neisseriaceae bacterium includes the following:
- a CDS encoding ParB/RepB/Spo0J family partition protein produces the protein MVKKNTLGRGLDSLLGVSLEASDNVQSVELLNVSDLEPGIYQPRAQMDNKSLQELAESIKEHGIIQPILVRKKKDHSYEIIAGERRWRASQLAGLTEIPAIIREISDEDALAIGLIENIQRQNLNPIEEAQGLLRLKEEFGLTHEKIASAVGRSRSSITNTMRLLNLPEEIQGYLIENKLDMGHARAIITLPVMKQLDLAHKAVKRGWSVREIEKRVNRIGVTQTKKIKDIETQKLEEQLSDYFGIKVDLRENSKLGSGVLSFSFTSYDELDQLLLKMHFKNNNKNF
- a CDS encoding F0F1 ATP synthase subunit alpha: MQLNPAEISEIIKERIKNFSLGEEVRTRGTVISVTDGIVRIHGLSDVMLGEMIEFPGHTYGLAMNLERDFVGAVILGEYNHITEGDEVVCTGRIFEVPVGRELVGRVVNALGQPIDGKGSINSKESAPIEKIAPGVIQRKSVDQPLQTGLKAVDSMVPIGRGQRELIIGDRQTGKTTVALDTIVNQKGTGVICIYVAIGQKASSIANVVRKLEEQGALAHTIVVAASAAESAALQYIAPYSGCTMGEYFRDIGEDALIVYDDLSKQAVAYRQISLLLRRPPGREAYPGDIFYLHSRLLERAARINAQEVEKLTGGKVTGKTGSLTALPIIETQAGDVSAFVPTNVISITDGQIFLETDLFNSGIRPAINAGISVSRVGGAAQTKVIKKLGGGIRLALAQYRELAAFSQFASDLDEATRKQLQHGEVVTELMKQKQFSTLSVGEMAVTLWSINGHAYDDVRVVDALRFEKEFLEFVKTSHPQVVQDIDKTGVMSEQTEQVLSKAMESFKKSFA
- a CDS encoding F0F1 ATP synthase subunit delta, translating into MTELATVARPYAKALYSLAQERNKLESWLKQLSVLSEVSLNPKVQILIESPKFSKNQKIDSFSSIVGKDGLDGMLENFLVILIENNRVQLINAIYELYKEMVLATEGIGQATLYSAYPLSDDEFADLVRSVETHCGAKLATKLVIEPELIGGFKVEFGDQVLDMSVKSELDSLYQTMTS
- a CDS encoding AAA family ATPase is translated as MSCHIIAITNQKGGVGKTTTTVNLAASLARMGKDVLVVDLDPQGNATTGSGVDKNSLELGVYNILFDESIVENAILHSKGADFDVLGSNRSLVGAEIELVQELAREMKLKIALNTVREKYDYILIDSPPTLTLLTINSLVAADFILVPMICEYYALEGISDLIATINKIKKSKINPSLEIIGLVRTMFDSRSNLSKEVSSQLEKYFQSDLFKTTIPRNIKLAEAPSHGLPVITYDEHSKGAKSYLELARELNEKIKKFG
- a CDS encoding F0F1 ATP synthase subunit B — encoded protein: MNINVTLIAQAIVFIALVWFTMKFVWPPIAKALDERANTIAEGLAAAERGKSDFEKAELQVAASLAEGRQRVSEMIASADKRAELITESAKQEAQVQANKIIEQAQSQIDQEVNRVKEELRLKVAQLAILGAEKILRREINSENHTDILNTLKQEL
- the rsmG gene encoding 16S rRNA (guanine(527)-N(7))-methyltransferase RsmG; the encoded protein is MHESIHLSDLREGLSELQVFLPEEVESKLLQYIDLLYKWNKTYNLTALRNKFQMLTHHIFDSLSILNELDNIDSLMDVGSGGGLPGIPIAITKPDLKVVLVDSNSKKTTFLSQVVIELALSNVEVKQSRIEVLQGMKFDMLVSRAFSELSDFVNMTKQLLSDEGCWLAMKGTYPYEELSKLPDWIVVDWIKPISVPQINAERHIVKMLFNKD
- the atpE gene encoding F0F1 ATP synthase subunit C produces the protein MSGIGGLIAIACGLMIGIPAMGASIGIGLLGAKYMEASGRQPELMNSLLTKFFIIMGMIDAAFIISLGVSFLYYLKV
- the atpB gene encoding F0F1 ATP synthase subunit A, which translates into the protein MTSNEYIGHHLINYSIPERLQTALFDFSYINIDSLFFAVILGVLACVILRLVAKRVTPGVPGRFQALIELLYEFVDSSCKEMVHNPVSRRLVAPLGLTLFVWIFFMNFMDLLPVDLLPWAWQHLLHDEHAALRVVATADLNTTMALSISVLVLCFYYNIKIKGLKVWWHELVSVPFGSNILFALPNLFMNIIEYVSKTLSHGMRLWGNMYAGEIVFMVIALLGGAWTSSNMLSSSLLLLLQIILGSAWAIFHILIITLQAYLFMVLAFVYIGQAHDSH